The stretch of DNA GCCTGGATCATTTGATTGTTTAACTCACTGGttccaaaataattttacattgagAAGGTAAGCATTATTTTGCATAAATTCAAACTCTGGGTGAACATTAGTACAggagtttaatttctttttcccttttgtttttgagaccggTCTCATTTTGTTGTTGAAACTAGCCTTGACTTTGTAGTGATCCTCCTTTCAAGTTCTGGCTGGAATTGgagatgtgaaccaccatgtctAGTTTAAAATTCTTCTAGACATAAATGTAAAACATCCTAaaggttttcttattttctaaccTGGTTCATGTGGAGAATTCTAGcattcaaatttttgttttggcTATAGGTTTTTCtaagatcatttatttatttatttatttgtttatttattttatgattgtgTGCTCTAATTGTCTGTATGcatttatgccagaagagggcatcagatccccctaaagatggttgtgaaccgccatgtggttgctgggaattgaactcgggacctctgaaagagctcatgctcttaactgctgagccatctctccagccccctaagaTCCCTTTTATTTGATCATCAAGGTTTGCATTTAAGGGACTTTAAATAGTTTGGAACTTTGGTGTTGGAGATGTGTCTTCTGAAAGGTTTAGCCAGTACTTTTACCTCCAGATAAGAAGGTTGTACATCTTTAAGAGCGAGTTATATTAGGAACATAGCAGTGTTAACATCTGGTTTCAATTTTAATAGATCATTGCCTTTAAGAAAGTGCTTtctcctgggtggtggtggtgcatgcctttagtcccagcacttgggaggtagaggcagctggatctctgtgagttccaggacatccaaggactgttacacagagaaaccctgtctcaaaaaaaacaaaaaggaaaagaaagtgctTTCTAAATGAATGGCTTAGGAGAAGTTACTGGCTTTCAGGTACTCTTGTATCGCTCTGTTGTAAGTCATGATTTGTGATATTTCCTGAACCTTTTTCTCAAAATAGTATTCTCAGAGTTTTTACATttgaagccaggtatggtggcccactcttataattctagcactgaAGAAGCGCAGGCAGGAGgaccataagttcaaggccatcctcaaccTAGTAACTTAGAGGCCaagtgagaacctgcctcaactcTCCCACCCCCCTTCTTTTGAATGCAGTGTGGTAAAAGATTGAATTAATACTctatatttacttttactttctaaCCTGGGCCTTGTGTACACAAATGAACGACTATTCTTGAAGAGCTgttacatttgatttttattttcaagagatgggttttgggggctggagaggtggctcagtggttaagagttcatACATACTACACTTGCAGAAGACCCGACTTGTATCTACTAATAATCCCTGCTCTTGCCATATCAAGTCAGGAGATGCTGTTTATATGCAGAGCTCCAGTGTTTGTGATGTTGGAttctgatggtttttgttttttcctttgcttgCTCATCAGACCAAAGAGAACCCTGTACAGTAAGAAGTATGGTGTGGACCTCATCAGATACACTCATGCAGCTAACACAGTCGTTTACAGCTCTAACAAAATAGACGGTAAGCAAGCCTTTTGAGGAGATCACGGGCGTGGTTCCTTTTAGACTTGACAGAATCTTCATGGGGATCTGTGCTGTGGTTATAGTTGgtttaaatattttcctataaTGTTGGCAGTGCTGGTTACATCATTAAAAGTGAAAGAATGCTGGAAGCAAGCCAAAGTACTTTGGAAGGACTTGGAACAGCGTTTGAAAAATGTCTATGTACAATGGAGAATAGGAAAAGAAAGTAACTAATTATGTTTATGATTTGCACTCCTTGAAACTTGAAAGAATACTTAGCAGAAATGAAGGGAGAAATACTTGACACAGCAATTAGTAAATTACTGGGCCTTTCCATTCAGAATATGTATGTGGCTTAAACCAGGTGTGACACCTTACCTCTGtgttctcagcactgaggagtctAAGGCTGGAGGAATGGGAGTAccgggctagcctgggctgcagagtgaaaccTTATCTTCAGAAACTAAAAAGGCAGGTGGTTGGTATAAAGAAAACGTTTACATTTCTGACTAGGGAGAATAAGACAGAATTACGATATACTAAAGGCAGACTGGAAAGGAGACCAAGTGCATGAAAGTAAACAGTAgaagcagccaggtggtggcgcaggcctttaatcccagcacccgggagggaggcagagggaggcggagctccgtgagtttgaagccagcctgcgaACTaagagagtcccaggacagcgaggactgttagacagagaaaccttgtcttgtggggaaaaaaaatagaagtatcccagcacccaagtggtTTGGACCCTATCTGGGCAGTTTAGCATTTGTAGctagaccctgccttaaaaacaacaaacaaggccgggcagtgggggtgcacgcctttaatcccagcactcgggaggcagagccaggaggatctctgtgagttcgaggccagcctggtctacagagtgagttccaggaaaggcgcaaagctacacagagaaaccctgtctcaaaaaaccaaaaaagaaagaaaaagaaaacccaaggcTTACAAATGGTTCACTGTGctagcttagaggcaggtagaaGAGTTTAGCTAGCTCTTCTATGGTATGTGTCATAAAGAATAGTGTGATGACCTTTGTGGTCTTTGATCCTAggaatactttttgttttgttttaaagtaaagaAATTTTTGTAGGAATtgaaactttctttttaataagtAGTCTCTGCTTTTGACTGATTTCCTCTGGAATAAATTCCTAAATTGACAAACTGTCTCAGTGATTGAACTGTCACATGtttgttattttatcttattttggcCTTATTGGTACTGATTTACTGATTTGCTTTTTGCAGTAAGATTTCTTAGTATAGAGATAGTGTCACTGTAATTCACATTGCCCTTGATCACATGATGCTTCTGCCCAGTACCGAGATTATAGGTCTGTGCCACTGTGGTAGGCACagttagatttctttttatttatgtgtatgtgtgtatttctgggtgggtgggtgccagTGCCCTtgggccaaaagagggcattaggtCTGCTGGAGCCTGccggcagttgtgagccatgtgcTGTGAGTGCCAGGAACcacattcaggtcctctggaagagcaacaagcactgttaaccactgagccgtcatctcatctaagatttattttttgatcatgtatatatgtgtgtggaagtggtatgtgcacatgtgaacgCAGGTGCCAAAGAGTCTAGAAGGTGGCAGATCCCAGAGCTAGAATTATAGGTTGTTATCAGCTGTCTGGCATGGGTACTGGGGAACTAAGCTCAAGCCCTCTGCAAGTACAGTATGTGCTCTTGATCACAGAATAGTatcttctgcctccctccctattttgagacaggctctccctatgtatccctggctggcctggtactctgtagaccaggttggccttaaacttaaAGGAatcctcctctgtgctgggactaaaggcaggtaccaccatgcccagacatTCAGCAAAGATTACTTTAAATTGCTGTTTTAATCTATCTCAAAGCAAATGGGCAGAAGTCTTTCTTTAATGAGACTTCTCTACCTGAACTTGATTTTAGTACATATCTAATTTCTATTTTCCATGCCTGTTTCAGAAGTAGTTTTCTAAGTAGGCAATGCCATTGATGCTTTTGGATAAGGATAAATACTAGGATCCTGGGGCTATCCTAATAATTGGTGTATTTCTTGTTGGGCCGCTTTTCTGAGTAATTAATTAAACGATTCTCCAAACACGGTACAAGATGAGGCAAATGTGTGGCACTTGCAGCTTTGCTGCCAGGCCTCTGCTGTGGGGATGTTGCCTTCCTGCCTCGAGTGCGTCCTGCAGAGTTCCTCCAGTGCACCGTTCTCTTTTGCCTGATTCCAGGCTGAGGTAGTAGTTTGTACAGTTTGAGGGTCTATGATACCACCCGGTACAGGAGATAACTGTACAGGCCACTGCCTTGCCAGGAACAGCGCACCAGCTACCAAGTGGGGTGGAGAAGATGGCGAAGCTCTGCTCATCTCTGGGAGTCCAGGTAACGGGGAAGGGAATCTCTCTTTAGGGCAGGGGAGTAGTTCCTAGCACTAGAATAACCAGAAATGCTTATGGTTGTCCTTTGAGAGGCTGGAGTTGTTCAAATAAACCATGTAGAATTCTGTTACAGATTGTATGGAAaggattccttttttttccctcttaggGTAAATGCACTTTCATTAGAGAGTATGTTGCTCACAccagtaatctcagcatttgggaggctgaggctggagaattgCTGCTAATTTTGAAGCTGGCCTGGGATATATAATAGGTTCCAAGCTAGCTTTGACTATAAAGTGAGACCctgacacacaacacacacacacacacacacacacacacacacacacacacacacacacacacaaaacgaaaacaaaaaaaccccacctttGTAAGCCActtgatattctttttttgtctgtttgttttatctttgtttttcaggacagggtttctctatgtaacaaccctggctgtcctggaactcacagggagggatcctgctgcctctgcctcccaagtgctaggcttaaaggtgtgtgccaccacacctggcttggacCTCTTATCTTCTGTTtgccttttatctttctctacctattttttgttgttgttgttgttttgttttgttttgagtgatgttttggtttggtttttgagacagagtttcactaaaTGTTCCCCATGGTGGTCTCCAgtatgttgagattacaggttatagtcaccatgtccagcttttcttcatctttttaggAGCATAGTAATTTCCTACTTTCTAGTTCTAGTAAGGGCCTCAcccatgctaggtaagcactatGCCCTGAGCTGCATACCCAGCCTCACTTCATTCTGCTGTCAACATAATCTTTTTAtcgttttttcttttctttttattttatgtgtgtgagtggtttgcttgcatgtgtgtctatgtatcatgtgtctggtgcccagggaggttagaagaggatgtcagatcccctggaattggaattatagacagttgtggtccactatgtgggttctgggaatggaagccAGGTGCTCTAAACCACTCTGCAGCCCTTATGGTTTGCTTTTCTAGATGGAATTCTTTctttcaccccccccccctttttctttgaCAGATCTGGCTGTGTAGTAGCACTGACTattctcaaactcactatgaagccctcTAGTTTTCAGTCCTAATACTTAGTATAAGAGTTGTCATTTTGCAGATACTAAAATTAGTGTTTATagccagtgatttttttttccttgccagAAAATACTTATGTAGGACaagttgaattttaaattatgaagaATCCAAAGATTGGTAGCAaaactgtggtttttttttttttttttttttttttaatgtagtcttTACTCtgagtccccccacccccactccaatGCTGCAGATTGAACTCTGAGATTCTCATACACTAGGCAAGCACATCACCATTGAATTGTCTATCTGGGCCCCGAAACAGTGATATTAAGTGTTGGTATAAATGCTATCAAATGAAAACTTGGCTTTTGAGTTGTATGAATCTATATGTGTACTCTTAAGTTGTTGAGAGAAGTTGTTTGCCTTTATCTGTCTGTAATTTGCTTGGGTGATAGAATACAGTGGGTTCTTAGGCCTTGtcttttcagaaatgaaaatgcagCGTGAATTCGATTAAATGGTGAAATGTCACCCCTGGTTTGTTTCTTACAGATACTATCCGTTACTTGTCGTTGCATGACAACAAATACATCAGATATTTTCCTGGACACAGCAAAAGGTAAGACTCGAGTATTACAGGGTTAGAGTTCCTTTATCTCAAGAGAAGGGAGAGGTCTTGTTAGTAGATCCAGCCTGCCTTGTGCTGTCCAGgatttctcttcatctttcatCTTGTTGACTGATCTCAGTCAGCTCTTGGTTTACTGAGGTAATGGAAGCAGAAGATGGGTTTCAGAAATAACTACATAGTCtctgttaaaatttaaatgaggAGTCGgacattggtggtgcacgcctttaataccagtactcagaaggaaaggcagggggatctctcgAGTCTGAGGATTGactgatctacacagagaaaccctgccttgaaaaaacaaagggGGGACATTTGTAAGTAGGAGCTTGGAGTATACTTTAGTGGCTgagcacatgcttagcatgtgAGTGACTCTAGATTCAATTCTTcatacccaaaataaataaatacaattaatgaGGGGTTACACGTGGCTCAGTGCAAGAGCATGCttttgccgtgtgtgtgtgtgtgtgtgtgtgtgtgtgtgtgtgtgtgtgtgtttaagaaacGTGAACTAAAGTTATGCTTTAAGATTAGACTTGGTATTTCTCAATTAGCTCTTAACAAAAGAACTGTTTGCATTTATGAGGCCTTTCACTACAAAGGCCAACATTGAATTAGTCTCTACATGAAAAATGTTCCTTATGATGTaaaaggggtttttgttgttgtttgttttttaagctatATTTATGTatcttatgtatatgggtgttgtGTCTACATacatgtctgcacaccagaagagggtagcAGATCCATGGGTGGTTATgcactgctatgtgggtgctgggaattgaacccaggacctctggaagtgcagccagtgttcttaaccactgagccatctctccatggcACCATTTGTAGATGGACTTTTATTTTTGTCctacctgccagctcccaaatagctACACAGAGACTTTGTTCATCTACtttttgtctcatggctttattacctttacctatgctgcttcctctctgtctgtctggtgactgtgcctttctccttcccagcattctctctgcccccaaagtcctgcctagctattgactgtttagctttttatttaaccaatccaagtgacacttcttcacagtgtacaaagagattatcccacaacattccagccccccccccctttttttggaaaaaggtcttactatgtggccttggctgtcctagagctcattgtctagaccaggctggcctcaaactcctagggatctgcctgcctctgcctcccaagtgctgggaccaaaggcatgtCTATTAATATAGATGATACAGAGTGGTAGTATAGTGCCCTCACAGGTGTTACGTCACTTGCTGAGAGGTGTAAAAAGATATCTGTCTATTTACCCCAGAAagccaaagaaatgattccacccAAATCTTTGTGAATGAGTTTAATTCTGGTCGCCTATAGGAGCACGGGCAACTTAAATGGCAGCTatattcttctccctcctctcccaagAAATGGTTAGCTCCTCTATGTCCTTGGAAGGGATCAGGGTCTTTCGAGAGTTCCACAATAGCAGGCACAGCTGCCCGGATGAcaggagaggtggctgagagCTGCTGGACTtgatgatgcacgcctttaatctcagcgctcaggaggcagaagcaggcagatctctgtgagttccaggccagcctggctgtgtacatagcaagctccaagactatagagagagaccctatctcaaaaagaaaaaaaaaaatgtacttctgGATGAACATGGTGTGGTATGTACTTGTAATTCTAGTGctgtggaggctgaggtaggaggattgttACAAATTGGAAGCCAGCTTTAGATACATAGTAAATTAAaggtcagcctggggtacatatCATTAATACCCCGTCTCAAACTCCtccctccaaaataaataaataaataatagttcaGTAAAGAAGTTGCGCTTACAAGTAGGTGGGCAGGGTATTTCTGTGCTGCTGAAGACAGGAAGTGTTGGTTACTGTGTAAGCCAAACATGGGCCAGCTTATTCACTTTTGCTCTAGTGTCTTGGCACCTTGTGAACTGGCAGGTAAGTTTCCCTAGTGCCAGGGGTTTGGTTCTTATGTTCCCTATACTTATCAGCACAGAGCCTTTTGTATCCACTTGGACCTGTGAACTTTTGAGCTAGACAGTGTGACAAAATTGCATGTCCATGTGCATTATGCTATCTGTTTTACtatggcagcctgggctatatgaaaccctatctcaaaataagaaatacaatttagtgattgtatgtatgtatgcatgtatgtatgtagttgGGCAATCACTGCTAGTATAATTCCAGAATATTTTCATCTCCCTAAGAGAAACTGTGTACCCATTAGCAGCCATTCATCTAAGTGATGTCTCTAGATTTGCCTATAAGTGGACATTTTGTATAAATGGTGTCAgataacatatgtgtgtgtctccttcCATGTAACATGATGTTTCCAAAGTTTATCCCTGTTGTCATATGAATTAGCacttagtttctttttgttttcaaataatattttgtcATGTTATATGGCTAGTCCACATCTTGTTGATTTGTTAATTAGTGAGCATTTGGGTCATTCCCATTCATAATGCTACTATAAAAGCCTGAACATTTTGGTGTAGACATTTTCAGTTTGCTAAAGTATATATACCTAGGAATGGAATTTCTGAGTCACATAACTTTCCAGAAAAAAGtatggtttgtttggttggttggttaattttggcttttttgtggTGGGGTCAGAGGATcaggcttggaattcactatatagactagaCTAGCactgaactcagaggtccacttgcctctccctacctccctagcaccaccacacctggcctgaaAAGGTCTTTGGTAGAGCATCTGTACCATGTTTTCATCAGTGGTATATACAGTGTTCTAAGTCCCACTATGTTCCTCTTCACCATACTGAGCAATCTTAGGACAGCCGTTAGTGGTGTGAACTAATATCTCACCGTGCTTTTGATTTTCagtagagttttgtttttaacactaGCACTGTGCTGTATAGCTCCAGCCTGAGACCATGCATTTTTTATACGGAGGCtttaggttggtttttttttgtttgtttgttttttttttttaattagctacTTTTGATTGCTTCAGATAAGTTTGTGTATGCTTCCTAAGAAAACAGGTATATGTAGGCAGGCAGAGTGGTTTAGGGTTCGCATCCAATTTTTGCTCATATTTTGCTTCAACTCCTATTTATCTTGATACATTGCAGGGTGGTGGCCTTGTCCATGTCACCTGTGGATGACACTTTCATTTCTGGGTCTCTTGATAAGACCATTCGACTCTGGGATCTCCGGTCTCCTAACTGCCAGGTAATGGTACCTCACAGTTACATTTTTGAGCATTTTCTGTGGAAAGCATTATCAGCTCTCCCTCTCAGTTAAGGGAGACAACAGTGGTTCCATTTTGGGATCCCAGAGTCTTATGTGGCAGCAAAACCTTTTACCAGTTGACTACTGCTTGGTAAGCAGATCTCCTACTCCAGAGCAGATTGCATTATGATGTGGCTTAGTGCTTGAAAAACTGCCTAGAACCTTTAGCCTCAAGGGGTTTGTTTCTCTTTGAATCTGTAATATTATATAGTTAAGGCTGATTGGAAATGCATCATATagttacattttacattttagtcAGTTTTGTGTGTCTACTTTTAATGTTTTGTAGGTAGGCTGGATACAGTTCCTATTCCTTCCTTGTTtgcactggaaaaaaatcaatgattgaGTGGTGggctccttcattcattcattaactcgttgttctcttctttcttaggGCCTCATGCATCTACAGGGCAAACCAGTTTGTTCCTTTGATCCAGAAGGGTTAATTTTTGCCGCAGGTGTCAACTCAGAAATGGTCAAACTTTATGACCTTCGTTCTTTTGATAAGGTAAATCTTTGAATCCTTGAGCTATATTAAGGCTGCAGAAATTTTAAGGGCAAGTTGGACGTTTGAGAACCCTTTctaggccaggcatagtggcacacatcttcaatTCCAACACTACACTCCAAAGCAGatgcaggtgaatttctgtgaggccagcctggtctccatagtgagaccctgtataaaAAGACAGCCTTTCTGTGATGAGGAGCAAGTAGTGGGTAACAGAGTGGCAGAGAATCTAAATGGATAGAAAAGAAGTTCTAATAGAGGAAGTATTGATGTGTGTGGAGCCTAGGGACTGCTATTTTGTGTTTTGCAGGGACCATTTGCAACCTTTAAGATGCAGTATGATCGGACTTGTGAGTGGACAGGACTTAAGTTCAGCAATGATGGCAAACTCATACTCATCTCCACCAACGGCAGCTTCATCCGTCTTATTGATGCTTTCaagggtgtggtgatgcacacattTGGGGTGAGCTGGCAGCTTTGAATAATGGCTGTTTCCTTGCTCGTAAGACCTGGGTTGGGAATGCTGTTAGCTGGATTGTGGAGATCAGCAGTTATCCTTGACTCAGTGATGGGGCATGGACCTATGTTTTCTTCCTGCACATGAACTTTACCTCCTTTGTATTGCAGTCACTCACCTCTTACAAATGACATACGTTTGCTTTTCA from Onychomys torridus chromosome 7, mOncTor1.1, whole genome shotgun sequence encodes:
- the Wdr82 gene encoding WD repeat-containing protein 82; protein product: MKLTDSVLRSFRVAKVFRENSDKINCFDFSPNGETVISSSDDDSIVLYDCQEGKPKRTLYSKKYGVDLIRYTHAANTVVYSSNKIDDTIRYLSLHDNKYIRYFPGHSKRVVALSMSPVDDTFISGSLDKTIRLWDLRSPNCQGLMHLQGKPVCSFDPEGLIFAAGVNSEMVKLYDLRSFDKGPFATFKMQYDRTCEWTGLKFSNDGKLILISTNGSFIRLIDAFKGVVMHTFGGYANSKAVTLEASFTPDSQFIMIGSEDGKIHVWNGESGIKVAVLDGKHTGPITCLQFNPKFMTFASACSNMAFWLPTIDD